Within Sporosarcina sp. PTS2304, the genomic segment GGCAACAAAAAGTCCAACTGGAATAACACCAAGCAACGAGTGTAAGCGGCGCAAGAAAAAATCTGTTTCTTTCGACAAGTTTTTACCCTCCCTTATTTCTGAGATCTCCTTGTGATGATGCAGTTCTCTGTCTGTCCGCTATTCATCGGTATCTCTCTTTCGTGGTACAATATGATAACATGTATATTGTACTCCTCTGTTTGGGACAGGTCAAGACGTCATCTTCTTTTTATACTATATTATGATTTTTCCGATAACGTCGAAACATGCTTGTATTTTTGTGCTTCTTCTATATAAATGGTCATAAGTCAGCACCCTCTCCTTACAATAGATAAGTGTGTCTAAAACAGAACGTTTTTAATTTTCTTAATAAACTAAACATCAGGAAATCCCTTTACCTTAATCAGGCAAGAGATCGTCTGGTGTTTCGGGTTGTTGGAAATGTGCAATTAAGTCTTCTGACACTTTTTTAGGTAAACCAGCTTCTTTGAGCTCTTGCATTGTCGCTTGACGAATCGCCTTAACCGTTTTGAAATGTTTTAGTAACTGTTGTTTGCGTTTAGGGCCTATTCCTTCGATTCCATCAAGGGAAGAAGTTAACGAAGAAGCACCTCTTCGTTGTCTATGAAAGGTTATCGCAAAACGGTGGACTTCATCTTGTATACGTTGCAGTAAATAAAAGCCTTCACTTGTCTTTTTCAGCGGTACAATGTCAGGTGGATGTCCATACAATAACTGTGCTGTATTGTGCTTATCATCTTTTGCTAAACCAGCAATAGGAATTGATAAGCCTAATTCGTCTTCGAGTACTTCCCTGGCAATTTCCATTTGGCCTTTCCCACCGTCTATTACTATTAAATCCGGCAGTGGCAGTTGATCTTTTAGAACGCGCGTATACCGCCTTCTGATGACTTCTCTCATTGCACCGTAGTCATCATGTGCAGCCGCTGTTTTCGTTTTGTACTTCCGATAATCTTTACGATTGGGACGTCCGTCAATAAAGGAAATCATTGCGGAAACAGGCTCGACTCCATGCGTATGCGAGTTATCAAACGCTTCGATTCTCAGCGGGGGACTGATTGCCATCGCTTCTCCTAATTCTTCGCAAGCACCTATTGTACGTTCTTCTTGACGTTCAATTAACTGAAACTTAGCATTCAACGCAATAGATGCATTCTTTTGAGCTAATTTCACCAAATCTCTTTTCTTTCCTCGTTGTGGTACATAAACATTTGTTTCGAGTAGTTGTTCAGCCAAACGTAAATCTACAGTTTCAGGCAAAAATACTTCTTTAGGCAATAAATGCTGCCCTTCTCCATAAAAACGGCCAAGAAATGTTAGTAATTCATCTTCTGGATCTTGATAGGCTGGAAAAATTGAAACATCTCGCTCAATCATTTTTCCTTGACGCACAAAGAATACTTGAACGCACATCCACCCTTTATCCACGGCATATCCGAATACATCTCGATCAGTAAAGTCATTGGCATTCATATTTTGTTTTTCCATTACAGTTTCAATATTAGTAATTTGATCGCGGTATTCTTTTGCACGCTCGAACTCTAGATTCTCAGCCGCTTCACTCATTTTTTGTTGCAATTCCTTTTTCACTTGCTTGTAACCACCATTTAGAAAACGAGTGATGTCTTGAATCATTTCTGTATAAGCTTCTGCGGGTACTTCTTTAATACAAGGCGCTAAGCATTGACCGATATGATAGTAAAGACAGGCGCGTGTCGGGATACTTTGACACTTGCGGTAAGGGTATAGTCGATCGAGTAATTTTTTCGTTTCATGGGCTGCAGTTGCGTTCGGATAGGGCCCAAAATACTTCCCTGTTTTTTTATTAACTTTACGTGTAATAATTAGCTTAGGATGCCGTTCATTTGTAATTTTCAAATACGGATACGTTTTATCATCTTTAAGCATGATGTTGTACTTCGGATCGTATTTCTTAATCATATTCAACTCTAAAATAAGTGCTTCAATTTCAGAGTTCGTAATGATGTATTCAAAATCTACAATTTCACCGACAAGCCGCTGTGTTTTTCCATCGTGCGAGCCGGTAAAGTAGCTCCGCACACGATTCTTCAGCACTTTAGCTTTTCCAACATAGATGACAGTACCTTGTCGATCCTTCATTAAATAACAACCAGGCAAGTCAGGAAGAATAGATAATTTATGTTCAATTAATTCATTCATTATAATCACCTACTAAAAAACCGGGATGCTGCAATAGCCCCCGGTTTGTTGTATTTATACGTGCTTTTCAACTAGTTGTGCAAGTGCTTCTTTTGGTTGAAAGCCTACTACCTTTTCTGCTACTTCTCCATCTTTGAAAAGTAGTAGTGTCGGGATCGACATGATTCCGAACTGGCTAGCAGTCGCTTGGTTATCATCAACGTTTACTTTGACGATATTTGCTTTTCCTTCAACTTCACCTGAAAGTTCTTCAAGTACAGGAGCGATCATTTTACATGGTCCACACCAAGGTGCCCAAAAATCTACCAGTACTACGCCTTCTTTAATGTTTTCAGCAAAGTTTGAATCAGTTGCATTAATAATTGCCATTAGTATTTCCTCCTTTAATCTGTAACTATATTCGCATTATATCACGGAGGATTCTTGCCGGCTAAAAAAATGCCTACAGCCTATTTTATTTAGCTAACTTTAATTTTTTTGATTTCTTCAATCATAATAGGAATGATTTCAAAAATATCTCCGACAATACCGTAGTCTGCTATTTTAAAGATATTCGCTTCAGGATCTTTGTTGATCGCGACGATTACTTTGGAGTTCGACATACCTGCTACGTGTTGAATCGCGCCAGATATTCCTGCAGCGATATAAAGATCTGGAGTAACCACTTTACCCGTTTGACCAATTTGCAGTGAATAATCACAATAGTCGGCGTCACACGCACCACGTGAAGCACCTACTGCCCCACCTAGTAAATTCGCCAGTTCTTTTAACGGTTCAAAGCCTTCTGCACCTTTGACGCCTCGACCGCCTGCTACGATTACTTTTGCTTCGGATAAGTCCACACCTTCAGTTGATTTACGTACAACATCTTTAATAATGGAACGTAGATTCGTAATTTCTACTGATTTTGATGCAATATCACCTGTGCGACTAGCATCATGTGTAAATGGTTCGATATTGTTCGGACGAATTGAGATGAATAATAGTCCTTCTTTGATCTCAACTTTTTCGAATGCTTTACCTGAATAGATCGGACGAATAAATTCTGCATCATCGCCTTCCCCTTCGATTTTCGTAACGTCTGAAATAAGCCCGACCCCAAGCTTACTCGCTATTTTAGGAGATAAATCTTTTCCCATTGCAGTATGCCCAAAAACAATACCATCTGGTGATTCATCTTCGTAAACAGCCATGAACGCTTGACCGTAACCATCAGGAGTATAGTGCTTCAAATGTGGATGTTCCACTGTTACAACACGATCTGCTCCGTAATGAATCATTTCTTGTGCTATTGATTGCACTTGATCCCCTATTAATACAGCGACGACTTCTCCGCCACCTGAAATTTTCTTTGCTGCTGCGATTGTCTCATAAGATACGTTACGCAGTTCTCCATCACGCGCTTCACCTAAAACTAACATTTTTTTTGACATAGTGTAGTCCTCCTCATAACGATTCTATATGGAATTAAATAACTTTCGCTTCAGAATGTAATAATTTCACTAGTTCAGCCGCTTGATCTGCTGGTTCACCTTCAAGCACGCGACCTGCTGATTTAGCTGGCGGCAAGAATACTTCTTTCGTTTCAGTCTTCGCTTCTACATCCTCTTCTTCAAGATCTAAATCATCAAATTCCACTTCATCAAGCGGTTTTTTCTTCGCTTTCATAATTCCTGGCAGTGAAGGGTAACGAGGCTCATTCAATCCTTGTTGTGCAGTGACGAGTAAAGGAAGTGAAGTTTCAATTGTCTCCGAGTCACCTTCTACGTCGCGCACAACGGTGACATTCGTTCCGTCTACAGTCAACTCTGTAATCGTAGTTACATAGTTGATACCTAGCAATTCCGCTACGCGCGGTCCGACTTGACCAGATCCGCCGTCAATCGCGACGTTACCCGCAAGAATTAAATCTACTTCCTTGTCTTTTAAGTATTCAGCAATAACTTTTGCTGATGTATATTCATCTATGTCGTCAATATCGTCTTCAATGTTAATTAAGACTGCTTTGTCTGCACCCATCGCCAATGCTGTACGTAATTGCTTTTCAGCGTCTTCATCACCGATAGATAGAACTGTGACTTCTCCGCCGTGCTCGTCACGTAATTGAATAGCTTCCTCTACTGCATACTCATCGTAGGGATTAATGATGAACTCCGCACCATCTTCAGAAATTGCACCGTTTGAGATTGAAATCTTTTCTTCCGTATCAAATGTTCTTTTTACCAATGCATAAATGTTCATTAATAGAACCTCCTATTCGATAATTACTTTCCTGTAAATGTAGGTTGACGCTTTTCAATAAATGCTTGAATACCTTCTTTTGCGTCATTTGAACCAAATACTTCTCCAAATGACTTCGCTTCGGCTTCCACGCCGTCATAAAAAGATTGATTCTTTGAATAAGATAACATGTGAAGAGCATGCTTTACAGCAATAGGGCTCTTATTTGCAAGCTTTTTCGCAAAATTCAAAGTGTTCTCCATCAATTCTTCGTCATCAAACGCATGATTAGCAAGACCCCACTGCACTGCATGCTCACCTGAAATCGGGTCACTTGTCAGCATCATTTCTGCTGCTTTAGCTACACCGACCAGCCTAGGCAGCCTTTGTGTACCAGCAAATCCCGGTATTAGTCCAAGCTGAAGTTCAGGCAATCCAAGTTTGGAACTTTTCGTTACTAAGCGGATATGGCATGCCATAGCTAGTTCTAAGCCACCACCAAGGGCCGCACCATGAATGGAAGCGATTACAGGTTTAGGAAAGTTTTCTAAACGTTCGAATACTTTCTGACCATTTGCAGACATTTTCGAAAATGCTTCACCGCTTTCTACTGAAGTGAATTCTTTTATATCTGCGCCTGCAGAAAAGAACCTTCCTTCACCATATAAAATTACAACACGCACATGTTCATCTTGCTCTACTTTCGTCAGAAGTTGGTCAACCTCTTCGATAAGTTTTGAAGACAAAGCATTTGCGGGAGGATGATTAATTTTCGCCAAAGCGACAAAGCCATCTTTCTCCATTGTGATCAACGTCATGTATTACCTCTCCTTTCACACTATTACAGTTATTGCTGGAAACCGCATAATAACATTTTGCTAACTTTTGGTGCTGTTTTTAGCAAATCAAACTTTTGTTCATTCATTACCCATGAAGTAATAGTCTCGTCCATCGTACCAAATAACATTTGACGAGCAAGCCGCAAATCTAGATCAGGGGAAAGCTCACCTGTCTCCATTCCACTTTTAAGCAATTCGTCCAGTAAAAACATATACTCTTTTAAAATGTTGTTAATTTGAAATCTTAGCTCTCTGTTTGACTGTCTAAGTTCCAATTGTGTTACAATCGCCAAATGCGGATCTTCTTGTAATACTCTAAAATGACTTTCTATTACTAACAGTAGCTTTTCAGAGATAGGAAGATCTTTTTCTAGTATGACATGAATGTTCTCGCTGAAAATACCCATTTTCTCTTGAAAAACGGAAATTAAGATGTCTTCTTTATTTTTAAAGTAAAGATAAATAGTACCATCCGCAACTCCCGCTTCTTTGGCGATTTTTGATACTTGCGCCTGGTGATAGCCGTTTTCCGCAATTACAACAACTGCAGCGTCTACAATTTGTTTATACTTTGGCTTCGTACGTTTCAATGTAATTCACCACCAAAAAAGAAAATATGAATGAGAATTCATTCATATTTTCATAATAATGAATGTTTCTATTAGAGTCAAGTATTTAGTCATGAAGTTCTGTGTGAATCTTTATCTTCAGAAAACTTTCTTTTTTCTTCATCTATAAGCGTTCTGCGTAAAATTTTACCGACTGCTGTTTTCGGTAAATCGTCACGGAAATCATACTGTTTTGGAACTTTAAATGCAGCTAATTGTTTTCGGCAGTACTCATCTAATTCTCTTTCAGTTACAGAATATCCTTCTTTTAGCACGATATACGCTTTTACTGTTTCTCCGCGGTATGGATCAGGCACACCTGCCACGATACACTCTTGAATCGCGGGGTGTTCATATAACACTTCTTCTATTTCACGTGGATATACATTAAATCCACTCGCAATAATCATATCTTTCTTACGGTCAACAATATAAAAGTACCCATCTTCGTCCATATACCCTAAGTCACCTGTCAAAAACCAACCTCCGCGAAATGTCTCTTGTGTATCATCAGGTCTATTCCAATATCCTGTCATCACTTGCGGACCTTTCACCGCAATTTCACCTATTTCACCTATTGGTAAAGGATCAGTCGTGTTCGGCCCTATAATACAGGCATCTGTATCTGGCCAAGGAACTCCTACTGTTCCTCTTTTCTGCAATCCATCCCATACAAAGTTCGCCATTACTACCGGAGAAGTTTCTGTCAACCCATATCCTTCTACTAATTTTCCACCTGTAACCGCTTCAAATTTATCTTTTACCTCTACCGGCAAAGCTGCTGATCCACTAATACATGCTTTGATGGATGATAAATCATATTTATCAATGTCCGGTTGATTTAAAAGACCGATATAAATCGTTGGCGCTCCAGGAAAGAGCGTTGGTTTTTGTTTGTCAATTTCTTTCAGAGCAGTTTTAAAATCGAATTTAGGAACCAGTACCATGCGATGCCCTTTCATTACAGCGTAAATCAACACCGTTGTCATGCCGTATACGTGAAAGAACGGTAAAATTCCCATTATTGTTTCTTTGCCATCCTCTGTTTTATATAGCCAAGCATTACACATCTCAGTATTACTAATTAAATTAGCATGTGTTAACTCTACACCTTTTGGGGGTCCTGTTGTGCCACCCGTATACTGAAGTAAAGCCAGATCCCCTTTTTCAAAAGTTACATGGATAGGTTCAGGTTTTGTCGATTTCATTATTTCAGTATACAAATGATGGATTCCCCGATGTTCTACTTTCACTGTCAGTTTATGTTCTTTCTTTTGTATAAAAGGATAAATTAAATTTTTTGGGAATGGCAAATAATCTTTTATACCCGTAATGATGATATGTTCCAATGAAGTGTCTTTCATAGCTTTTGAAATTCTCGGAAATAAAATATCAAGAGAAATTATGACTTTCGCGCCTGAATCGGATAATTGATACTTCAATTCACGTTCAGTATACAATGGGTTTGTTTGTACAATAATCCCACCCGCATATAGAATTCCATAATAAGCAATCGCGCCTTGTGGGCAGTTCGGTAGCATTATCGCTACACGATCACCTTTTACGACTCCTAATTTTTGTAGGTATGTCGCAAATTTTAAAGCTGACTCGTGAAACTCTGAATAAGAAATATCTCTACCTAAAAAATGTATAGCGGTTTTATCAGGATATTTTTTACTAGATCTAGTCAAGTAGTCTTGCAAAGGTATTTGCTCATATTCCAAGTTTGCTGGAATTTCGGAAGGATACGCTGAAAGCCAAGGTCTTTTTGTCATCTTAACAACTCCTTTACATAAATATAATTGTTTGAACATTCCTTGTTCATTAGTATATCGATAAACTATTCAATTTACAACATAAAAATGAAAGCGCTTTATTTGCGTTCTCCTAAATAAACGATGACAACGTATATACGACTTACACTATATTGACTCTTTAGTCTATTGTTCAAGAAATCTATTTATACATAAGTAAACAGAATTTTTTCGATTTTGTGAGATAAGAAATACAAAACACACCAAGACCGCAGTCATGGTGTGTTTGTGAAAAGCCAATATACCCCTATCAACACAAAGAGTACACAGACTACTAATAAAACTTTAATTAATCTTTCCATCTACAATGCACTCCTAAGATATACTGGCGCCAATGACGAATGATAGACCGACCGAAATACAGAGCGAAATAAAAGCAACAGAGCGATTGTCTGCCTGTATTTCCTCATCTACTTTAAATTTCGGAGTTAGAAATTCGAACAACAGGTATGCGAATACGAGTAATGTAAACCCGAATAGTCCCCAGCCCATCATTTGCGGCAAACTATTATGCTGTTCAATAGAATACCGGAAAATATTCGCTACACCAAATATTTTTCCACCCGTAGCCATCGCAACTGATAAATTGCCTTTTCTAATCTCTTCCCAGTTTTTATATTTCGTTACCATTTCAAATAATACCATAGAGACGATCAAACAAAGTGTGACTACGCTGAAATAGCCAGCCGTCTCAACTAATGGATGACTCCAGAACCCCGTATGATTCATAAGTTATGCACCTCTTCTTGTTCTCTTACTTGTCATACGGTTCAAATAGTCGAAAGGTTTCATTTTATTTTAACTCCACGACAGTTACTCCATGACCTCCTTCTCCCGCTTCACCAAATCGATAATTTTTGACGCGTGAATGCTTTTTCAAATATTGTTGAACACCTTTTTGAAGTGCACCTGTACCTTTTCCGTGAATAATAGATACTTGGTGGTAATTGGAAAGTAGTGCATCGTCTAAATATTTCTCCGTTCGCGCGATGGCATCTTCATAGCGTTCACCCCGTAAATCCAATTCTAACTTCACATGACTTGAACGACCTCTGACTGCCCCTGCCACTACTTGCTTTTTCTCTTTTTCTGGTTTCGTATATTGAAGACCGGATTCTTGTAATTTCATTTTCAAAATCCCAATTTGTACAATCCATTCTTTGTCAGATACTTTTTCTATAAGCGTTCCTTTTTGACCATATGCGAGTACTTTTACTTCATCACCTACTTGCAATGGTCGTGGGCCTGCTTGTGCTTTTGCAACTTTCTTTTTCCTTTCTTCGGGCGCAGCACCTTCTAATCGTTTACGCGCTTCAATTAATTCATGTTCTTTTACAGAAGCTCCTGCATTCATACGTAACGCGCGTAAATCAGAAATAACAGCTTCCGATTCCGTTCTAGCTTGCTCCACAATTTTCTTTGCACGTTCTTTAGCAGCTTCCGTTAAACGATCTTTCTGCTCTTCAAAATCCTCCAACTTTGCATGTAAATCTTTCTTTAACTTTTCAGTCTCGATTAATAATTCGTGCGTGCGCTCCGCATCTTTTTCAGATTGTACACGACTGGTTTCAAGTGAAGCAATCATTGAATCTACTTCTCCACGATCCTCACCTGTAAATGTCTTCGCACGATCAATAATATGAGTATGCAAGCCTAATCGTTTAGATATTTCAAAAGCGTTGCTTCGCCCTGGTACACCGATGAGCAATCGATAAGTAGGACTTAACGTATCAATATCAAATTCCACACTTGCATTTGCGACGCCTGGACGATTATAGCCATACGCTTTTAATTCGGGATAATGCGTAGTGGCCATTACACGTGCGCCACTCCCGTGAACTTCATCCAGTATGGAGATAGCAAGTGCTGCTCCTTCTTGAGGGTCAGTACCCGAACCTAATTCATCAAATAATATCAATGATCGTTCATCATACTTTTTTAGAATATCCACAATGTTAACCATATGTGAGGAGAACGTACTTAAACTTTGTTCAATAGATTGTTCATCTCCAATATCTGCATATATGGAATCAAATACTGCGATTTCAGACCCATCCAATACTGGAATCGGCAGTCCCGCTTGAGCCATTAGTGTACATAAGCCAACTGTTTTGAGAGTCACTGTTTTCCCGCCTGTATTAGGTCCCGTAATTACAATTGTTGTAATATCTGAACCAAACTCAATCGTATTAGCAACCGCTTCTTCAATCGGCAACAAAGGATGTCGTGCTTTAGCCAGTCGCATATAACCGTCGGCATTTACAGCAGGTTTTGTACATTTATTGGCTGTACCGTATTTCGCTTTTGCTAAAATCACATCGACCGCTGCAAGTAATTGCACTAAAGTAAATAAGTCATGTGCTACTTCTTGGACACTAGCAGACAAAGCAAGCAAAATCTTTTCAATTTCTTCCTGTTCTTTGACTTTTAACGTACGAATTTCATTGTTTGCCTGAACTACTGCATCAGGCTCAATAAATAACGTTTGTCCAGAAGAAGACATATCATGAATTACACCACCGTAATGTGAACGATATTCCGCCTTTACTGGAATCACATAGCGATCATTCCGAATAGTCACAATAGAATCCGATAGCATTTTCGCAGCATTCTTCCCACGTGTATAGCTTTCTAACCGTTCCCGAACGCGACTTTCCTGTATTCGCAAACTTTGTCGAATCGATCGCAAAGCAGAAGATGCGCTATCCACTACACGACCATTATCATCAATAGAGGCGTGGATTTCGTGCTCTAATCCCGTTAGAACAGGCATCGCGTCTTTTCGTGCAAGCAAATG encodes:
- a CDS encoding TetR/AcrR family transcriptional regulator, whose translation is MKRTKPKYKQIVDAAVVVIAENGYHQAQVSKIAKEAGVADGTIYLYFKNKEDILISVFQEKMGIFSENIHVILEKDLPISEKLLLVIESHFRVLQEDPHLAIVTQLELRQSNRELRFQINNILKEYMFLLDELLKSGMETGELSPDLDLRLARQMLFGTMDETITSWVMNEQKFDLLKTAPKVSKMLLCGFQQ
- a CDS encoding endonuclease MutS2 yields the protein MEKRVLKTLEFDKIIVQVAAHCTSSAGRTHVEQLVPSRNLEDVQILLEETDEGLAILRLRGNVPMGGIHDIRPHAKRAQIGGMLSAMELVEIADTIRASRVLRQFLEGVEAEEDISIPHLLARKDAMPVLTGLEHEIHASIDDNGRVVDSASSALRSIRQSLRIQESRVRERLESYTRGKNAAKMLSDSIVTIRNDRYVIPVKAEYRSHYGGVIHDMSSSGQTLFIEPDAVVQANNEIRTLKVKEQEEIEKILLALSASVQEVAHDLFTLVQLLAAVDVILAKAKYGTANKCTKPAVNADGYMRLAKARHPLLPIEEAVANTIEFGSDITTIVITGPNTGGKTVTLKTVGLCTLMAQAGLPIPVLDGSEIAVFDSIYADIGDEQSIEQSLSTFSSHMVNIVDILKKYDERSLILFDELGSGTDPQEGAALAISILDEVHGSGARVMATTHYPELKAYGYNRPGVANASVEFDIDTLSPTYRLLIGVPGRSNAFEISKRLGLHTHIIDRAKTFTGEDRGEVDSMIASLETSRVQSEKDAERTHELLIETEKLKKDLHAKLEDFEEQKDRLTEAAKERAKKIVEQARTESEAVISDLRALRMNAGASVKEHELIEARKRLEGAAPEERKKKVAKAQAGPRPLQVGDEVKVLAYGQKGTLIEKVSDKEWIVQIGILKMKLQESGLQYTKPEKEKKQVVAGAVRGRSSHVKLELDLRGERYEDAIARTEKYLDDALLSNYHQVSIIHGKGTGALQKGVQQYLKKHSRVKNYRFGEAGEGGHGVTVVELK
- the trxA gene encoding thioredoxin, producing MAIINATDSNFAENIKEGVVLVDFWAPWCGPCKMIAPVLEELSGEVEGKANIVKVNVDDNQATASQFGIMSIPTLLLFKDGEVAEKVVGFQPKEALAQLVEKHV
- a CDS encoding electron transfer flavoprotein subunit beta/FixA family protein; the protein is MNIYALVKRTFDTEEKISISNGAISEDGAEFIINPYDEYAVEEAIQLRDEHGGEVTVLSIGDEDAEKQLRTALAMGADKAVLINIEDDIDDIDEYTSAKVIAEYLKDKEVDLILAGNVAIDGGSGQVGPRVAELLGINYVTTITELTVDGTNVTVVRDVEGDSETIETSLPLLVTAQQGLNEPRYPSLPGIMKAKKKPLDEVEFDDLDLEEEDVEAKTETKEVFLPPAKSAGRVLEGEPADQAAELVKLLHSEAKVI
- a CDS encoding DUF350 domain-containing protein, which gives rise to MNHTGFWSHPLVETAGYFSVVTLCLIVSMVLFEMVTKYKNWEEIRKGNLSVAMATGGKIFGVANIFRYSIEQHNSLPQMMGWGLFGFTLLVFAYLLFEFLTPKFKVDEEIQADNRSVAFISLCISVGLSFVIGASIS
- a CDS encoding enoyl-CoA hydratase, whose translation is MTLITMEKDGFVALAKINHPPANALSSKLIEEVDQLLTKVEQDEHVRVVILYGEGRFFSAGADIKEFTSVESGEAFSKMSANGQKVFERLENFPKPVIASIHGAALGGGLELAMACHIRLVTKSSKLGLPELQLGLIPGFAGTQRLPRLVGVAKAAEMMLTSDPISGEHAVQWGLANHAFDDEELMENTLNFAKKLANKSPIAVKHALHMLSYSKNQSFYDGVEAEAKSFGEVFGSNDAKEGIQAFIEKRQPTFTGK
- a CDS encoding electron transfer flavoprotein subunit alpha/FixB family protein, which gives rise to MSKKMLVLGEARDGELRNVSYETIAAAKKISGGGEVVAVLIGDQVQSIAQEMIHYGADRVVTVEHPHLKHYTPDGYGQAFMAVYEDESPDGIVFGHTAMGKDLSPKIASKLGVGLISDVTKIEGEGDDAEFIRPIYSGKAFEKVEIKEGLLFISIRPNNIEPFTHDASRTGDIASKSVEITNLRSIIKDVVRKSTEGVDLSEAKVIVAGGRGVKGAEGFEPLKELANLLGGAVGASRGACDADYCDYSLQIGQTGKVVTPDLYIAAGISGAIQHVAGMSNSKVIVAINKDPEANIFKIADYGIVGDIFEIIPIMIEEIKKIKVS
- the uvrC gene encoding excinuclease ABC subunit UvrC; its protein translation is MNELIEHKLSILPDLPGCYLMKDRQGTVIYVGKAKVLKNRVRSYFTGSHDGKTQRLVGEIVDFEYIITNSEIEALILELNMIKKYDPKYNIMLKDDKTYPYLKITNERHPKLIITRKVNKKTGKYFGPYPNATAAHETKKLLDRLYPYRKCQSIPTRACLYYHIGQCLAPCIKEVPAEAYTEMIQDITRFLNGGYKQVKKELQQKMSEAAENLEFERAKEYRDQITNIETVMEKQNMNANDFTDRDVFGYAVDKGWMCVQVFFVRQGKMIERDVSIFPAYQDPEDELLTFLGRFYGEGQHLLPKEVFLPETVDLRLAEQLLETNVYVPQRGKKRDLVKLAQKNASIALNAKFQLIERQEERTIGACEELGEAMAISPPLRIEAFDNSHTHGVEPVSAMISFIDGRPNRKDYRKYKTKTAAAHDDYGAMREVIRRRYTRVLKDQLPLPDLIVIDGGKGQMEIAREVLEDELGLSIPIAGLAKDDKHNTAQLLYGHPPDIVPLKKTSEGFYLLQRIQDEVHRFAITFHRQRRGASSLTSSLDGIEGIGPKRKQQLLKHFKTVKAIRQATMQELKEAGLPKKVSEDLIAHFQQPETPDDLLPD
- a CDS encoding long-chain-fatty-acid--CoA ligase — its product is MTKRPWLSAYPSEIPANLEYEQIPLQDYLTRSSKKYPDKTAIHFLGRDISYSEFHESALKFATYLQKLGVVKGDRVAIMLPNCPQGAIAYYGILYAGGIIVQTNPLYTERELKYQLSDSGAKVIISLDILFPRISKAMKDTSLEHIIITGIKDYLPFPKNLIYPFIQKKEHKLTVKVEHRGIHHLYTEIMKSTKPEPIHVTFEKGDLALLQYTGGTTGPPKGVELTHANLISNTEMCNAWLYKTEDGKETIMGILPFFHVYGMTTVLIYAVMKGHRMVLVPKFDFKTALKEIDKQKPTLFPGAPTIYIGLLNQPDIDKYDLSSIKACISGSAALPVEVKDKFEAVTGGKLVEGYGLTETSPVVMANFVWDGLQKRGTVGVPWPDTDACIIGPNTTDPLPIGEIGEIAVKGPQVMTGYWNRPDDTQETFRGGWFLTGDLGYMDEDGYFYIVDRKKDMIIASGFNVYPREIEEVLYEHPAIQECIVAGVPDPYRGETVKAYIVLKEGYSVTERELDEYCRKQLAAFKVPKQYDFRDDLPKTAVGKILRRTLIDEEKRKFSEDKDSHRTS